One Companilactobacillus heilongjiangensis genomic window, GTCAACGATTTCAGCACCGCGACTTTCTTTTAGAAGGCCTTTTTCTTCAAGTGTATCAACGATAGCGTCCATCTTGTCGTTGTAGAATGATTCACCAGTAAAGTGATCAAATTGAACATCAAGACGATCGTAGATTGTTTGGAATTCCTTCAATGAAAGTTCCTTGAACCATGACCAAAGTGCTAGGGCTTCTTTGTCGCCATCTTCCATCTTCTTGAACCAAGCACGAGCTTCGTCATCAAGTTCTGGCTTATCTTCTGCTTCCTTGTGGAAACGTACGTAATACTTCAAAAGGTTATTGATTGGGTCAGCTTCAACTTCAGCTTCAGAACCCCACATCTTGTAACCAACAATCAACTTACCAAATTGAGTTCCCCAGTCACCCAAGTGATTGATCTTAACTGGTTGGTAGTTTAATTTAGAAATAATTTTAGCAATTGAGTTACCAATAACAGTTGAACGTAAGTGTCCCATTGACATTGGTTTAGCAATATTAGGTGATGACATATCGATAGGAACGTTGCGTCCTTTACCGTCATCAGCATTACCATATTCATTTTGTTCTGTTAGAACTTCGTGTAATACATTATCTGAGAAAGCTGCTTTATCTAAGAAGAAATTGATGTAGGCACCAGTGTTTACAACCTTTTCAAAGCCGGTTGTATCGATTTTGCCAACCAAATCCTCAGCAATCATGTTAGGTGCTTTGTGCAATGTCTTTGCCAAGATAAATGTTGGGAAAGCATAGTCACCAAGATCTGAAGTCTTAGGCTTCTCAATCAAGTTTGAAACTTGTTCCTCTGTAATTTCTGCTGGTAAAACCTTAACTAGTGTATCTACTACTTGTTGTTTAAAATCCATATTTTCCTCCTTTAGATAAAAAAAACGCCTCTCTCAATAAACAGTTGTTCATTGAAAGAGACGAGATTTCCCGCGGTACCACTCTAATTGATTAATATCCACTCATTAATTGAATTATTTAATTTTATTAAGACGGGTGCGACTTGATCTTCGAAATGGCTAACTCTCACCAACGCTTAGCCTCGCTTTAATTCTCACGATCAATTAATCCCTCTTTTGCACAAGTATGATAGCACATAAAACTATCAATAACAATAATATTTTTAAATATTTGCCGTCTCCAGGTCAGAGAATATTCACCTGCTATGCGGACCGGCTCGAGCCACAGTACGGTCTCGAGCCTCGGTTTGAAGCCTTGACACAGTTCGTCAAGTCTCCAAACTCGCCCGGTGGTGTAAGAGCTAAAGCTCTAACGCCACACCCACAGCGGGTAAATATTCTCTGCCCTTACGACTCTTTTAGCATGACACGAACGTATTTGAAACCATCGTAATAAAATTTATATCTTCTTTGAATTTTCCCAATCTTAAATAATTCATATCAATTACGATTCACATATTTATATCTTATTTTTCTGAAGGAAGAAAATTGAATCTGTAATTACATATTAAATTTCTGAATATTTTTATACTCAATCAAAAGTCGATAAACAAAAACCAAATATGAACATTTCATCATCCACAAAAACAAATCAGTTGGAAGAGCTGGGAGCATTCATTGGCCGCGAAAGTGGCGTTATTGCTTTAGCAATTACACCACCGGACGTGTTGGAGACCTGCCGGTTTTGCAGGGCTTCAACCGAGGTTCGAGACCGCTCTTTGGCTCGGACCGTGCCGCGCAGCAGATGAATGCTCCCAGCTCTGGAGACGGCAGACAATTTATTATTTGTGAATAACTGTTCCTTTATTTCCTGCAATAATTTCTTTAACATCATCCAAAGCACCGATAACGGCTGGTTTGCCTGTTGCTTTAACGAAGGCAACCGCAGCTTGAACTTTAGGCATCATGCTGCCTTTAGCAAATTCGTCATTATCAATATGCTTTTGAATATCGTCGGCACTAACATCAAAAATTTCTTCTTGATTAGGTTTGCCGAAGTTATAGAATACTCCCCCCACAGAAGTCAAAATAATCAACTGATCAGCGTCTACTAATTGAGCAATCTTTGAGGCACCGAAGTCTTTATCAATAACAGCTTCTTTACCGATTAAACGGTCGCCGTCTTTCACTACTGGAATACCGCCACCACCGGCAACGATAGGAATTACACCAGCTTTTGAAATTGCTTCAATTGCTGGATATTCGTTAATTTCAACTGGCTTTGGTGATGGAACTACACGTCTGTAGCCACGGCCAGCGTCTTCAACAATTGTCCAATCTGGATGGTCTGCTTGAAGGCCTGGAACTTCATCTTCTGTATAAAATGGTCCGATTGGCTTTGTTGGATCTTTGAAAGCTGGATCATCTTTGTCAACAATTGTTTGAGTGATCAAAGTCACAACTTGCTTGTTAATATCATTTTTAAGCATGACTTCTTTCATTGAGTTTTGGAACCAATAACCGATACTTCCCTCTGTCATGGCACCACATGTATCAAGTGGCAAAGCTGGATTCTTTACACTGTCAGCAGCAGCTTGTTGCAATAACAAGTTACCGACTTGCGGACCATTACCATGAGTAATAATCAAATCTTTGTCA contains:
- the argS gene encoding arginine--tRNA ligase, which encodes MDFKQQVVDTLVKVLPAEITEEQVSNLIEKPKTSDLGDYAFPTFILAKTLHKAPNMIAEDLVGKIDTTGFEKVVNTGAYINFFLDKAAFSDNVLHEVLTEQNEYGNADDGKGRNVPIDMSSPNIAKPMSMGHLRSTVIGNSIAKIISKLNYQPVKINHLGDWGTQFGKLIVGYKMWGSEAEVEADPINNLLKYYVRFHKEAEDKPELDDEARAWFKKMEDGDKEALALWSWFKELSLKEFQTIYDRLDVQFDHFTGESFYNDKMDAIVDTLEEKGLLKESRGAEIVDLSEYDLSPALIKKTDGATLYITRDLAAAKYRKDTFDFVKSLYVVGSEQAEHFTKLKIVLKKMGYDWSDDIDYIPFGLITTGGKKLSTRKGNVILLDDVLNDAVNLAKKQIEEKNPDLKNKDAVAEAVGVGAVVFHDLKNDRRDSFDFNLEEVVRFEGETGPYVQYTNARALSILRKAGEVDYSDAKDLAVTAPEAWDTIKLLQSFPSVVERAAKDYEPSVIAKYVLKLAKSFNQYYAHSKILADDEGLKARLALVKSVSVVLQMSLGLLGVKAPEEM
- the arcC gene encoding carbamate kinase — protein: MTKERIVVALGGNAILSTDASAKAQQEAVKKTCESLVEFVKSDKDLIITHGNGPQVGNLLLQQAAADSVKNPALPLDTCGAMTEGSIGYWFQNSMKEVMLKNDINKQVVTLITQTIVDKDDPAFKDPTKPIGPFYTEDEVPGLQADHPDWTIVEDAGRGYRRVVPSPKPVEINEYPAIEAISKAGVIPIVAGGGGIPVVKDGDRLIGKEAVIDKDFGASKIAQLVDADQLIILTSVGGVFYNFGKPNQEEIFDVSADDIQKHIDNDEFAKGSMMPKVQAAVAFVKATGKPAVIGALDDVKEIIAGNKGTVIHK